One segment of Deltaproteobacteria bacterium DNA contains the following:
- a CDS encoding cytochrome C oxidase subunit IV family protein codes for MTRRATEWYPLGDGSLLAEEADKSLGHVVGRSTYLWVFGALIILTGISVLVANVDLGVFNLFFAIFIASIKAVLVALFFMHVKWEGKLIWITVFYTVIVVALLIGGTVGDFYLKAKEDPIRASDGANISHQPLPTVQPLTP; via the coding sequence ATGACTAGGAGAGCAACCGAATGGTATCCCCTGGGCGATGGTTCTCTTTTAGCTGAAGAGGCTGACAAGAGTTTGGGCCACGTTGTAGGAAGATCGACCTATCTATGGGTCTTTGGCGCTTTAATCATTCTCACAGGCATTAGCGTTTTAGTTGCTAATGTCGATTTGGGAGTTTTTAATTTATTTTTTGCCATCTTCATTGCAAGCATTAAGGCAGTCCTGGTCGCTTTGTTTTTTATGCATGTAAAGTGGGAAGGCAAACTAATTTGGATAACAGTCTTCTACACAGTAATCGTCGTCGCCTTGCTAATAGGTGGCACGGTGGGAGATTTTTATCTAAAAGCCAAGGAAGACCCAATTAGAGCTAGCGACGGTGCCAATATTAGTCATCAACCCCTACCTACGGTACAACCCTTAACCCCGTAG
- a CDS encoding cytochrome c oxidase subunit 3 family protein, with protein MSSSEASLAPGEYHHIEPEQAYHAAKFGMWIFLITEIHLFAVLFCVFAVYRFKYLAEFERHAQTLDWKLGGLNTIVLLTSSYFMVRAVDSAQRGLNGNCKTWLNFTFLCGLIFLAIKAFEYDTKFSHYLGPSTNIFYGLYFTMTGLHGVHVIAGMAVIWWLRSLAANNRFSTTYYTPVEVSGLYWHLVDIIWIYLFPLLYLIGGIK; from the coding sequence ATGTCTTCCTCTGAGGCTTCGTTAGCACCTGGAGAGTACCACCACATAGAGCCAGAGCAAGCTTATCACGCTGCAAAATTTGGCATGTGGATTTTCTTAATTACCGAGATTCATTTGTTTGCCGTGTTGTTTTGCGTTTTTGCAGTCTATCGTTTCAAGTATTTAGCTGAGTTTGAAAGACATGCGCAAACACTTGACTGGAAGCTTGGCGGCTTAAATACAATAGTATTGCTCACGAGCTCGTATTTTATGGTGAGGGCTGTCGATTCAGCGCAAAGAGGTCTAAATGGCAACTGCAAGACTTGGCTAAATTTCACATTTCTTTGTGGCCTTATCTTTTTAGCCATCAAAGCTTTTGAGTATGACACTAAGTTTAGCCATTATCTTGGCCCATCGACAAACATATTTTACGGCTTGTATTTTACAATGACTGGCCTTCACGGCGTGCATGTCATTGCGGGCATGGCAGTTATATGGTGGTTAAGAAGTTTGGCAGCAAATAATCGCTTTTCTACAACGTATTACACGCCAGTTGAGGTTAGTGGATTGTATTGGCATTTGGTCGACATAATATGGATTTATCTTTTTCCTCTTCTTTATTTAATCGGAGGAATTAAGTGA
- a CDS encoding cbb3-type cytochrome c oxidase subunit I, translating into MSEAETANDKLNYLNCEKGFLSWLMSIDHKRIGLMYMASMFLFFVVGGIFALAVRTELFSHGETIVNAQAYNILFTLHGVIMIFLFIVPGIPATLGNFLLPLMIGAKDVVFPKLNRFSYWLYLLGAMVAFFALFMKLDTGWTFYAPYSLENSRAVITATSAAFILGFSSILTGLNFLVTIHKMRAPGMQWGRLPLFVWTLYATAILQVAATPIIGITLLLLILENALNIGVFDPSKGGDPLLFEHLFWFYSHPVVYIIILPAMGIVSEIVPVFSRKPIFGYKALVYASVGIAGISLLVWGHHLFVAGMSNFARYLFSFLTFLVAIPTAVKVFNWVATMYKGSISWDSPMLYAMSFVFLFLIAGTTGIHLATLATNAHYHDTYFVVAHFHYTLQGGAVVGLLAGMHFWFPKMFGRMFNESFAKFSWLVLFIGFNGTFLPQFVLGMQGMPRRYFDYPPEFEGLHRISTIFSFVNGLGYAMVLGNLLYAAFKGKFATSNPYLSKSLEWQTDSPPIKDNFAEIPRVTDWTYSYGATQ; encoded by the coding sequence ATGTCCGAAGCTGAGACAGCAAACGACAAGTTGAATTATTTAAATTGCGAAAAGGGTTTTTTATCCTGGCTTATGTCTATTGATCATAAGCGCATAGGTTTAATGTACATGGCTTCTATGTTCTTGTTCTTTGTCGTGGGCGGCATTTTTGCGTTAGCGGTACGGACAGAACTGTTTAGCCACGGAGAAACTATAGTTAATGCACAAGCCTATAACATACTATTTACGCTTCATGGCGTCATAATGATATTTCTCTTCATCGTTCCCGGCATTCCGGCCACATTGGGCAATTTTCTACTGCCGCTAATGATTGGCGCCAAAGATGTAGTTTTCCCAAAATTAAACCGCTTTTCCTATTGGCTCTATTTATTAGGCGCTATGGTTGCGTTTTTTGCACTTTTTATGAAGCTCGATACTGGCTGGACGTTTTATGCGCCCTATAGCTTGGAAAATTCTAGAGCTGTCATTACAGCTACAAGTGCCGCGTTTATTCTAGGGTTTTCGTCTATTCTCACGGGGCTAAACTTTCTCGTCACTATTCACAAAATGCGAGCGCCGGGGATGCAATGGGGAAGATTGCCTCTCTTTGTTTGGACGCTTTATGCAACGGCTATTCTCCAGGTCGCTGCGACTCCGATTATCGGCATCACCTTATTGCTTTTAATCTTAGAGAATGCGCTAAACATTGGCGTTTTTGACCCCAGCAAGGGTGGGGATCCATTGCTATTTGAACACCTTTTTTGGTTTTACTCTCATCCGGTTGTTTACATCATAATTCTTCCAGCTATGGGCATTGTTAGCGAAATTGTGCCAGTGTTTTCACGAAAACCCATATTTGGGTACAAGGCACTTGTTTATGCTAGCGTAGGGATTGCCGGCATAAGCCTTTTAGTATGGGGGCACCATCTTTTTGTCGCTGGCATGTCGAACTTTGCGCGCTATTTGTTCTCGTTTTTAACCTTCCTTGTTGCCATCCCAACTGCTGTGAAGGTTTTTAACTGGGTAGCAACGATGTATAAGGGCTCGATTTCTTGGGACTCACCAATGCTTTATGCAATGAGTTTTGTTTTTTTGTTTTTAATAGCGGGAACTACCGGCATACACTTGGCTACGCTTGCAACTAATGCGCATTATCACGACACTTACTTTGTAGTGGCGCATTTTCACTACACGCTTCAGGGTGGTGCGGTTGTAGGGCTTCTTGCCGGAATGCACTTTTGGTTCCCCAAAATGTTTGGCAGGATGTTTAACGAAAGTTTTGCTAAATTTTCGTGGCTCGTCCTGTTTATAGGATTTAATGGTACTTTTTTGCCTCAATTTGTTTTAGGGATGCAGGGTATGCCACGGCGGTATTTTGATTATCCCCCTGAGTTTGAAGGACTTCATCGGATATCGACGATATTTTCTTTTGTAAATGGTCTCGGTTACGCAATGGTGCTTGGCAATCTGCTGTATGCTGCTTTTAAGGGGAAATTTGCAACCAGCAATCCTTACCTTTCAAAGTCTCTCGAGTGGCAAACTGATTCACCGCCGATTAAAGATAACTTTGCAGAGATTCCCCGGGTTACTGATTGGACTTATTCTTATGGAGCGACCCAATAA
- the coxB gene encoding cytochrome c oxidase subunit II, with the protein MFDFMPEAVSTWANKVDWINSLITYIATFCTVAITAVMLFFAVRFRRRSSLVAEETPQLTHSTLLETLWTAIPTVIIIFVFYFGLVTYQEMRNPPPNALEINVDAYKWRWEFTYPNTKKSHNELIVPVNKPIRLIMTSRDVLHSFFVPVMRVKEDVRPGAYSVAWFEATKVGEYRILCAEYCGTNHSYMQAKLKVVSENSFQDFLARSEVGEVVALPPSELGKELFNQRACAQCHSTDGRTIIGPSMLGLFGKTETLDSGEQVAVDEEYLRESILEPGKRIVKGYLNAMPSYSGQLSEEEIRGLIAYIKELRNDGQEANK; encoded by the coding sequence ATGTTTGACTTCATGCCCGAAGCAGTTTCTACCTGGGCGAATAAAGTCGATTGGATAAATTCTCTAATAACTTACATCGCTACTTTTTGCACGGTAGCGATTACAGCAGTAATGCTTTTCTTTGCCGTTAGATTCCGGAGACGCTCGTCTCTCGTGGCAGAAGAAACTCCGCAGCTCACTCATAGCACTTTACTGGAAACCCTGTGGACTGCGATACCAACGGTCATAATTATTTTTGTCTTTTACTTTGGACTGGTAACTTATCAGGAGATGAGGAACCCGCCGCCAAATGCGCTTGAGATTAACGTCGATGCCTACAAATGGCGCTGGGAGTTTACATATCCCAACACAAAAAAATCGCACAATGAGTTAATTGTTCCAGTTAATAAACCAATTCGACTTATAATGACATCGCGCGATGTTTTGCACAGTTTTTTTGTTCCAGTCATGCGCGTTAAGGAAGACGTTCGCCCCGGAGCCTATTCGGTAGCATGGTTTGAAGCAACAAAAGTTGGAGAATATCGCATACTATGCGCGGAATATTGCGGCACTAATCATTCATATATGCAGGCCAAACTAAAAGTCGTAAGTGAAAACTCTTTTCAAGATTTCCTTGCCCGTAGCGAAGTCGGAGAAGTAGTAGCACTGCCACCCTCCGAACTCGGCAAGGAACTTTTTAACCAAAGGGCGTGTGCCCAGTGTCACAGCACTGATGGACGGACTATTATAGGGCCCTCAATGTTAGGTCTTTTTGGCAAGACAGAAACTTTAGATAGCGGGGAGCAAGTGGCAGTAGACGAGGAATACTTGCGCGAGTCAATACTAGAGCCAGGGAAAAGAATTGTAAAAGGTTACCTCAATGCCATGCCTAGCTACAGCGGACAGTTAAGCGAGGAAGAAATTAGGGGCCTCATTGCCTACATCAAGGAATTGCGAAATGACGGCCAAGAGGCTAACAAATAA